Proteins found in one Dryobates pubescens isolate bDryPub1 chromosome 1, bDryPub1.pri, whole genome shotgun sequence genomic segment:
- the SLC25A4 gene encoding ADP/ATP translocase 1 yields MGDQALGFLKDFLAGGIAAAISKTAVAPIERVKLLLQVQHASKQITADKQYKGIVDCIVRIPKEQGIVSFWRGNLANVIRYFPTQALNFAFKDKYKQIFLGGVDRHKQFWRYFAGNLASGGAAGATSLCFVYPLDFARTRLAADVGKGAAEREFSGLGDCIVKIFKSDGLRGLYQGFSVSVQGIIIYRAAYFGVYDTAKGMLPDPKNVHIIVSWMIAQSVTAVAGLVSYPFDTVRRRMMMQSGRKGADIMYTGTLDCWRKIAKDEGGKAFFKGAWSNVLRGMGGAFVLVLYDEIKKYV; encoded by the exons ATGGGTGACCAAGCGCTCGGCTTCCTTAAGGACTTTTTGGCTGGTGGGATCGCTGCCGCTATCTCCAAGACTGCTGTCGCCCCCATCGAGAGAGTGAAGCTGTTGCTACAG GTCCAGCATGCCAGCAAACAAATCACGGCGGATAAGCAGTACAAGGGCATCGTGGACTGCATAGTCCGCATCCCTAAGGAGCAGGGCATTGTCTCTTTCTGGAGAGGCAACCTGGCCAATGTCATCCGGTACTTCCCCACCCAAGCCCTCAACTTCGCCTTCAAGGACAAGTACAAGCAGATCTTCCTGGGGGGAGTTGACAGGCACAAGCAGTTCTGGCGCTACTTTGCGGGGAACCTGgcatctgggggtgctgcaggagctacCTCCCTCTGCTTCGTCTACCCCCTGGATTTTGCCAGGACCCGGCTGGCAGCTGATGTGGGCAAAGGAGCCGCTGAGAGGGAATTCTCAGGGCTGGGCGACTGTATCGTCAAGATCTTCAAGTCTGATGGTTTGAGGGGCCTGTACCAAGGATTCAGTGTGTCTGTTCAGGGCATCATCATCTACAGAGCAGCGTACTTCGGGGTTTATGACACTGCCAAGG GTATGTTGCCTGATCCAAAGAATGTGCATATTATAGTGAGCTGGATGATTGCCCAGTCTGTCACTGCAGTAGCAGGGCTGGTTTCTTATCCTTTTGATACTGTGCGACGTAGGATGATGATGCAGTCTGGCCGAAAGGGAG CTGATATTATGTACACGGGCACACTTGATTGCTGGAGGAAGATAGCTAAAGATGAAGGAGGCAAAGCATTCTTCAAAGGTGCCTGGTCGAATGTTTTGAGAGGCATGGGTGGAGCTTTTGTATTGGTACTTTATGATGAAATCAAGAAATATGTCTAA